From Deltaproteobacteria bacterium CG2_30_66_27, the proteins below share one genomic window:
- a CDS encoding acyl-[acyl-carrier-protein]--UDP-N-acetylglucosamine O-acyltransferase: MIHPTAIIDPGAELGKDVTVGPFAVIGPKVTIGDGTTVGSHAVIESHVRMGKGNRIHSFASVGAIPQDLKFAGEESWVEMGDGNIIREFATVNRGTSGGGGVTRVGNNTLVMAYCHVAHDCVVGNRVIMANAATLAGHITIEDGAIIGGLSAVHQFVRIGEHCIIGGMSGVSQDVPPYVTAVVSRPQRGYALYGLNLVGLRRNRFSPETVAALKQAFKIIFRSEAPLKEALARAEAELPPLPEVRHLIAFVRESKRGVLR, translated from the coding sequence ATGATCCATCCGACCGCGATCATCGACCCGGGTGCGGAGCTCGGGAAGGACGTCACGGTGGGGCCGTTCGCCGTGATCGGGCCGAAGGTGACGATCGGGGACGGGACCACCGTCGGATCGCACGCCGTCATCGAGTCCCACGTCCGGATGGGGAAGGGGAACCGCATCCACTCGTTCGCCTCCGTCGGGGCGATCCCGCAGGACCTGAAGTTCGCCGGCGAGGAATCGTGGGTCGAGATGGGGGACGGGAACATCATCCGCGAGTTCGCCACGGTAAACCGCGGGACGTCCGGGGGCGGCGGGGTGACGCGCGTGGGGAACAACACCCTCGTGATGGCGTACTGCCACGTCGCCCACGACTGCGTCGTGGGGAACCGCGTCATCATGGCGAATGCGGCCACCCTCGCCGGCCACATCACGATCGAGGACGGCGCGATCATCGGCGGGTTGTCGGCGGTGCACCAGTTCGTCCGGATCGGGGAGCACTGCATCATCGGCGGGATGTCCGGCGTTTCGCAGGATGTCCCGCCGTACGTCACGGCGGTCGTGTCGCGCCCGCAGCGCGGATACGCATTGTACGGGCTGAATCTCGTCGGGCTCCGCCGGAACCGCTTCTCCCCGGAGACCGTGGCGGCGCTCAAGCAGGCGTTCAAGATCATCTTCCGCTCCGAGGCGCCCCTCAAGGAGGCGCTGGCGCGCGCCGAGGCCGAGCTGCCGCCGCTGCCCGAGGTCAGGCACCTGATCGCGTTCGTCCGCGAGAGCAAGCGCGGCGTCCTGAGGTAG
- a CDS encoding lipid-A-disaccharide synthase — protein sequence MVKTLFLVCGEPSGEAYAARVARVFRGRFPGVPMEGIGSGVLAAEGVKLLRDYGDISVIGVTEAVRRLPAIRAALSAATERVARPDIGAVLLVDFPDFNFRVGGTAARRGIPVVYYIPPQVWAWRPGRAKALARFTKGAVVLFPFEVEFLRASGVNAVFAGHPILDEIAPFFDAPPDPERFGIPPGKRGIGLLPGSRPGEVAAHLPVLLDAARLLLQRFPDLHFALPVARPSLREAIRREVGGSGLPVVLVDEARQLLFRGLYAAMAVSGTVTLELALLGAPAVIVYRTSWLSYQVGRRLATVDCVGLPNIASGERFLPELIQDDCTPSRIADALGEILADPALRVRLRAKGLSLRDRLRGPGPAEAVVSMLEKEAAGAWA from the coding sequence GTGGTGAAAACCTTGTTCCTCGTCTGCGGGGAGCCTTCCGGGGAAGCGTACGCCGCGCGGGTGGCGCGCGTCTTTCGGGGACGGTTCCCGGGTGTCCCGATGGAGGGGATCGGAAGCGGGGTCCTCGCGGCGGAGGGGGTGAAGCTCCTGCGGGATTACGGCGACATCTCCGTCATCGGCGTCACCGAAGCGGTACGGCGCCTTCCGGCGATCCGGGCGGCCCTTTCCGCGGCCACGGAGCGCGTGGCTCGGCCGGACATCGGCGCGGTCCTGCTCGTCGACTTCCCCGACTTCAACTTCCGGGTGGGCGGGACGGCCGCGCGGCGCGGAATCCCCGTGGTCTACTACATCCCGCCGCAGGTGTGGGCCTGGCGGCCCGGCCGCGCGAAGGCTCTTGCCCGGTTCACGAAGGGAGCGGTCGTCCTGTTCCCCTTCGAAGTGGAGTTCCTTCGCGCGAGCGGCGTAAACGCCGTCTTCGCCGGTCATCCGATCCTCGACGAGATCGCCCCGTTTTTCGACGCGCCTCCCGATCCGGAGCGGTTCGGGATCCCTCCCGGGAAGCGCGGGATCGGCCTGCTCCCCGGAAGCCGGCCGGGAGAAGTCGCCGCGCACCTTCCGGTCCTGCTCGACGCCGCGCGCCTCCTCCTTCAACGGTTTCCCGACCTGCACTTCGCCCTGCCGGTGGCGCGGCCGTCGCTGCGCGAGGCGATCAGGCGCGAGGTCGGAGGGTCGGGCCTTCCGGTCGTTCTCGTGGACGAGGCGCGTCAGCTCCTCTTCCGGGGGCTCTACGCCGCGATGGCGGTTTCGGGGACCGTCACGCTCGAGCTCGCGCTGCTCGGCGCCCCGGCGGTCATCGTCTACCGGACCTCCTGGTTGAGCTACCAGGTCGGCCGCCGCCTGGCGACGGTCGACTGCGTCGGTCTTCCCAATATCGCCTCGGGGGAGAGGTTCCTTCCGGAGTTGATCCAGGACGACTGCACCCCGTCGCGGATCGCCGATGCCCTTGGGGAGATCCTGGCCGATCCGGCGCTTCGGGTTCGTCTGCGGGCGAAGGGGCTCTCGCTGCGCGACCGGCTCCGCGGTCCGGGCCCCGCGGAGGCGGTCGTTTCGATGCTGGAAAAGGAGGCGGCGGGAGCATGGGCGTGA
- a CDS encoding 3-hydroxyacyl-[acyl-carrier-protein] dehydratase FabZ, which yields MELLPHRYPFLLVDRIVEWDPGKRIVGIKNVTINEPFFQGHFPDHPIMPGVLIVEALAQTGGILALKAMGGGTRIAYFTGIDNCKFRHPVVPGDQLRLEITVIARKGPVWKMHGEARVDGAVAAKGDVTATIPDDGGKGGEGA from the coding sequence ATGGAGTTACTGCCGCACCGGTACCCGTTTCTGCTCGTGGACCGGATCGTCGAGTGGGACCCCGGGAAACGGATCGTCGGGATCAAGAACGTGACGATCAACGAACCGTTCTTCCAGGGGCACTTTCCCGATCACCCGATCATGCCGGGCGTCCTGATCGTCGAGGCCCTCGCCCAGACGGGCGGGATCCTGGCGCTCAAGGCGATGGGGGGCGGGACGCGGATCGCCTACTTCACGGGGATCGACAACTGCAAGTTCCGCCACCCCGTCGTCCCCGGGGACCAGCTGCGGCTCGAGATCACGGTGATCGCCCGCAAGGGGCCGGTGTGGAAGATGCACGGGGAGGCCCGGGTCGACGGCGCCGTCGCGGCGAAGGGGGACGTGACGGCGACGATCCCGGACGACGGCGGAAAGGGCGGAGAGGGAGCATGA
- a CDS encoding tetraacyldisaccharide 4'-kinase encodes MILGAAARVRRFLSSAGLLPSTRLPRPVVSIGNLVMGGAGKTPHVIHLARWLTAQGRRVGVLSRGYGRKSRGVLWVSDGEGPIATAAEGGDEPVLIARSLPGVPVVVGESRAAAGRELLEKCAVDVVLLDDGFQHLSLRRDVDLLLVECGRGLGNRWTAPLGPLREPPSHARFADALVITKCPDVESGARTARTVPFPSVRPRAFSRLLPGGIVGRDGLSSKAAAVGDAVFAFSGLARNAQFRDTLAAAGFRVEGFLSFPDHHAYGGGDLDRIAREAGGLPAITTEKDLVRLPADVPFSVGALRVEVEYLEGWGKISRMILDRLEKGPRS; translated from the coding sequence ATGATCCTGGGGGCGGCCGCCAGGGTGCGGCGCTTCCTTTCCTCGGCGGGGCTCCTTCCGTCCACGCGGCTTCCCCGGCCGGTCGTGAGCATCGGGAATCTCGTGATGGGCGGCGCGGGGAAGACGCCCCACGTGATCCACCTCGCGCGGTGGCTCACCGCGCAGGGGAGGCGCGTCGGGGTCCTGTCCCGCGGGTACGGGCGGAAAAGCCGGGGCGTCCTGTGGGTGTCCGACGGGGAGGGGCCGATCGCCACGGCGGCCGAGGGAGGGGACGAGCCGGTGCTGATCGCGCGATCCCTGCCGGGGGTACCGGTCGTCGTGGGCGAATCCCGCGCCGCCGCGGGTCGGGAGCTCCTGGAGAAATGCGCCGTCGATGTCGTTCTTCTCGACGACGGGTTCCAGCACCTTTCCCTGCGGCGCGACGTCGACCTGCTCCTGGTCGAGTGCGGCCGGGGGCTCGGGAACCGGTGGACGGCGCCGCTGGGCCCGCTGCGGGAGCCGCCGTCCCACGCGCGGTTCGCGGACGCGCTGGTGATCACGAAATGTCCCGATGTGGAGTCCGGGGCGCGAACCGCGCGGACCGTTCCCTTTCCTTCCGTTCGTCCCAGGGCGTTTTCGCGCCTGTTGCCCGGCGGGATCGTGGGGCGGGACGGCCTCTCCTCGAAGGCGGCCGCGGTTGGGGACGCCGTGTTCGCGTTCTCGGGGCTGGCCCGAAACGCGCAGTTCCGCGACACCCTGGCGGCGGCGGGATTCCGGGTCGAGGGGTTCCTTTCGTTTCCGGACCATCACGCGTACGGGGGGGGGGACCTCGACCGGATCGCCCGGGAGGCCGGCGGCCTGCCCGCGATCACGACGGAGAAGGACCTGGTCCGTCTCCCCGCCGACGTTCCGTTTTCCGTCGGGGCGCTTCGCGTGGAGGTGGAATACCTTGAAGGGTGGGGGAAGATCTCCCGAATGATCCTCGACAGGCTGGAGAAAGGTCCCCGGTCGTGA
- a CDS encoding lipid A export permease/ATP-binding protein MsbA, with amino-acid sequence MSLYRRMLEYTRPYVPRLLLAMVVMVGVSALSGSTAFLVKPILDDIFIRRDAAQLTYIPLLVLAIYITRGVLEFTQSYLMAGVGQRVVRDIRDHLYRHMQSLSLSFYLRHPTGVLMSRVLNDVGLMQSAITDAATGLIKDIFTASFLVFVVFYRDWKLALIALVVFPLAFWPIARFGRKLRRTSVKAQEITGGLSSHLQETISGAKLVKSFGAETYETERFSRRNNELFRLSMKVVKVQAMTSPLSEMFAGVGAAAVIYYGGYSVVNGHSTPGNFFSFLAALFMLYEPVKRLSRINNVVQQGLAAGGRVFEVIDTLPEVREAEGAGTLGPIRKEIVFDRVDFRYAPGGEAVLKEIDFRVPAGTMVAIVGSSGAGKTTLVDLIPRFYDPQEGAIRIDGVDVRSVTLASLREQIGIVSQHTVLFNDTVRNNIAYGMPGAPMEKVVEAARRANAHAFIERMPEGYGTVVGEQGLRLSGGERQRLAIARALLKDAPLLILDEATSALDTESEHVVQEALDALMHGRTTFVIAHRLSTVRNADVIFVVEDGRIAERGRHEELLSRESRYRSFYLKQFEERKADLPDGEAGTR; translated from the coding sequence GTGAGCCTCTACCGGCGGATGTTGGAGTACACCCGGCCGTACGTTCCGAGGCTCCTCCTCGCGATGGTCGTGATGGTCGGCGTGTCGGCCCTCAGCGGCTCGACCGCCTTCCTCGTGAAGCCGATCCTCGACGACATCTTCATCCGGAGGGACGCCGCCCAGCTGACGTACATCCCGCTCCTGGTGCTGGCGATCTACATCACCCGCGGCGTGCTCGAGTTCACCCAGAGCTACCTGATGGCCGGGGTCGGGCAGCGGGTGGTGCGGGACATCCGCGATCACCTGTACCGCCACATGCAGTCGCTTTCGCTCTCGTTTTACCTGCGGCACCCCACCGGGGTGCTGATGTCCCGCGTGCTGAACGACGTCGGCCTGATGCAGAGCGCGATCACCGACGCCGCCACCGGGCTCATCAAGGACATCTTCACCGCGTCGTTTCTCGTTTTCGTCGTCTTCTATCGCGACTGGAAGCTGGCGCTGATCGCCCTGGTCGTCTTCCCGCTCGCCTTCTGGCCGATCGCGCGGTTCGGCCGGAAGCTGCGGCGCACGAGCGTCAAGGCCCAGGAGATCACGGGAGGACTCTCGTCCCACCTGCAGGAGACGATCAGCGGGGCGAAGCTGGTGAAGTCGTTCGGGGCCGAAACGTACGAGACGGAGCGATTCTCCAGGCGGAACAACGAGCTGTTCCGCCTCAGCATGAAGGTCGTGAAGGTGCAGGCGATGACCTCCCCGCTCTCCGAGATGTTCGCCGGCGTCGGGGCGGCGGCCGTCATCTACTACGGCGGCTACAGCGTGGTGAACGGCCACAGCACGCCGGGAAACTTCTTCTCCTTTCTCGCCGCGCTGTTCATGCTCTACGAGCCCGTGAAGCGGCTCTCCCGGATCAACAACGTCGTTCAGCAGGGGCTCGCCGCCGGGGGCCGCGTCTTCGAGGTGATCGACACGCTCCCCGAGGTGCGCGAGGCGGAGGGGGCGGGAACGCTCGGGCCGATCCGGAAGGAGATCGTTTTCGATCGCGTCGATTTCCGGTATGCACCGGGGGGGGAAGCGGTCCTGAAGGAGATCGACTTCCGCGTCCCGGCCGGGACGATGGTCGCCATCGTCGGTTCCAGCGGGGCCGGGAAGACCACGCTGGTCGACCTGATCCCCCGGTTCTACGACCCGCAGGAGGGCGCGATCCGGATCGACGGGGTCGACGTCCGGAGCGTCACGCTGGCTTCCCTTCGCGAGCAGATCGGGATCGTCAGCCAGCACACCGTTCTCTTCAACGACACGGTCCGGAACAACATCGCCTACGGGATGCCCGGCGCCCCGATGGAGAAGGTCGTCGAGGCGGCGCGCCGCGCCAACGCCCACGCGTTCATCGAGCGGATGCCCGAAGGATACGGGACGGTCGTGGGGGAGCAGGGGCTGCGTCTGTCCGGCGGGGAGCGCCAGAGGCTCGCCATCGCCCGGGCGCTCCTGAAGGACGCCCCGCTGCTCATCCTCGACGAGGCCACCTCCGCGCTCGACACCGAATCGGAGCACGTCGTGCAGGAGGCGCTCGACGCCCTCATGCACGGGCGCACGACCTTCGTCATCGCCCACCGCCTCTCCACGGTCCGCAACGCGGACGTGATCTTCGTGGTCGAGGACGGGCGCATCGCCGAGCGGGGGCGGCACGAGGAGCTTCTCTCCCGGGAGTCCCGCTACCGATCCTTCTACCTGAAGCAGTTCGAGGAGCGGAAGGCCGACCTCCCGGACGGCGAAGCGGGCACACGCTAA